One window from the genome of Anabaena sphaerica FACHB-251 encodes:
- the hemJ gene encoding protoporphyrinogen oxidase HemJ has product MAYSWFKAFHIIGFVVWFAGLFYLVRLFIYHVEANQEPEPAKTILKNQYQIMEKRLYHIITIPGMIVTVAMAIGILSTNPDLLKETWLHFKLGFVGILLIYHHYCGRLMKKLAADECKWSGQQLRALNEAPTLLLVVIVMLAIFKNNLPTDITAWLIFGLVIFMAVSIQMYAKIRRRNKEKMLAEMNQVNQVPQAQS; this is encoded by the coding sequence ATGGCTTATTCCTGGTTTAAAGCATTTCACATTATTGGCTTTGTGGTTTGGTTTGCAGGGTTATTCTACCTTGTGCGTCTGTTTATCTACCACGTGGAAGCGAACCAAGAACCAGAACCCGCAAAAACGATACTGAAAAACCAGTATCAAATTATGGAAAAGCGTCTCTACCATATTATCACCATCCCAGGAATGATAGTAACGGTAGCGATGGCTATTGGTATTCTTTCCACTAACCCAGATTTATTAAAAGAAACCTGGTTACATTTTAAATTAGGGTTTGTGGGTATTTTGCTAATCTATCATCATTATTGTGGTAGGTTGATGAAAAAGTTAGCCGCAGATGAATGTAAGTGGAGTGGACAACAATTACGAGCTTTAAATGAAGCACCGACTTTGTTATTAGTCGTGATTGTGATGTTGGCTATTTTCAAGAATAATCTACCTACAGATATCACTGCTTGGCTGATTTTTGGTTTAGTGATTTTCATGGCTGTGAGTATTCAGATGTATGCGAAAATCCGCAGACGCAATAAAGAGAAGATGTTGGCAGAAATGAATCAAGTTAATCAAGTTCCCCAAGCACAAAGTTAG